The Callospermophilus lateralis isolate mCalLat2 chromosome 18, mCalLat2.hap1, whole genome shotgun sequence nucleotide sequence CATTGGGGGAAACTGGGTGAAGAGTATACAGTAACTTTCTGTTCTACTTTTGCAACTTTCTATgaatgtataaatattttaaaaataaagactttaaAAATATGTCAAAAGTTGTTATTAAAAATGTAGTTCCAGAATTCTTTGCCTTTTTCTCCAAACCAGACTAAATAAATGGCAAGTATGGATGACTTCagggtcttttttttaatatgtcttCCAGTTTTGGCCACTATTATGATAAGAACATGTGAGACTGCAGCAGTAAATTCCAAATATTTGTTGTAATTTGAAAAGAAAGAGATGCTAAACATCTTTAAATCCTGATTCATCTTGTGACATAGACTTACTGGACAGAAGCAAGGTCCAATGTTGCAGTCAACCCTTTGATGTGGTAAAGAAACATAGAGACAAGATATCAAGGGGTTGATttcatatctggaaaaaaaaatatgtagttccAGTACAAAGAGAGCAAGCAGATCAATGAAATGGAAAACACGAAaagctgtgtgagtgtgtgtgtgtatgtatgtaataAGAGTACAATAAAGCTGGCATCAAAAATAGGTGGGAATTACATTAGCCAAGTATATCATTATATTGTGTCCAAGTACgaatacataaaaatgaaactCACTATTATGTATGATTATAACACACCAATAAAAGTATGCAAAAAAACTAAATAACTTTAATGCTTGGtatcaaggggaaaaaaacaagcggAAAATGGAAGAACTGTATAATAAATGATGCTAGGAAAGCTGCCTAACACTGTAAGGAAAACATAAGTTGGATTGTAGCCTTTTGCCATATGAAGATAGTTTCCAGATGGTCAAGAGTGATTAGAATAAAACGATGTAAATATTAATCTGATTTTTCTAAACCTCAAAGAAGGATGTCACAAAGAAATATTCAAGGTGCTAGGTGCAGTGGCTTtgccttgtaatcccagtgactgggaagACGAGGCATAATGATCACAAATTTGATTCCtgtttgggcaacttagtgagaccatcagcaatttagtgagatttcatatcaaaacaataaataaataaataaataaatgggttggggatgtagctcagtggtaaagaacccctgggttcaacccctgataccaaaagaaaagaagaaaaagaaatattgaagGTCTGCCAGGGATGATTGagcaggcctgtaattccagctcctTGGGAAGCTcaacagaaggattgtgagttcaagccAGCCTTGGCGACTTAACAAGGCCAGGTCTCCAAAACAGGCTAGGATGTGCGTTCAAGAGAATGATACACCTGTACATCTGCAGAATGGCTTTCTATAGCAGACCAGTGCGAGAGacctgcctggcatgcatgaggtcttgggttcaatttccagtgctacaaaataaataataaaagccaTGTTGATATCACTAGCCACTTATTCTCCCCTGTAACTGGGCTCATGCAGCATTAAGGGAATTGAGGGAGCAAAGCAAGCCCCAAAAGAGCATGATCAGCATTTGACTGTATTGTCTGTGCACCTCATTGGGCTTCCACATGCCCCAGCCTGGGAGCCTGGAGCCAGTGgtagagggaggaggctgggagcTCCTTGGCTTTCATACCATGTAACAAGACAAACTCAGTAACCTTTAGGAGCATGCAAACTGCAGTGCCTGAAACAGCCTTTTCTAGCAATTCTGATGGGTAGAGATCTGTACAGAAGTTTTTCCAGAGTTACAACCCTCTGGATGCTGGGCATCTGGGGCAGAATTGCCTTTATATCCTCTCCTTCCTGTGCTGTTGCCCTGAAGCCACCCTACAGCTGTTTCCCCAGGGCACAGGAAATCTAGAAAGTCTCCTGTTTCTCCCTTGAAGGAAAGGACCCTTGTGGCTGAATTGTGAATCCACGTGAGCTTTGGAACTTCCGTGCAGTCTCTCCTGCTAACCCCAAGCTCGATTCCTTTATTCTGGCCCCAGACAGGCCTTGTCTGCATTGTGGAAGTTCCCCACACAGCCACTAAATGCCTGGATGTTTTCTTCCCTCTAGAGAAACCTGATGTAAAGCAAAAGTCGAACAAGAAGAAATTTGTCATTCCGCAGATCATCATCACTCGGGCCTCAAATGAGACTCTAATCAGCTACTGTTCCACTGGAAGTGAAGAGCAGAGAACCATTCGGGAACAGGCTGATTGGGGTCCCTACCACCGACACAGGAACCCCAGTACAGTAGCTGCTTATGATCTGCATACTAAAGAATAAACAAGCGCCCCTGAATTGTCATGACTCACTGTGCTGAGTTTCAGCCACACAGGCAGAAGGGCCATCCTGCCCCTTTGGAGCCAAGGTGCCCTCAGTCCACTAGGTTCTGCCTCAGTGACCACCTTGGTCTTACCTTCCCTAGGGCCGCTGGCAGCTTATGGAGTGACAGTGACAGGTTCAGAGAGTGAAATTTGTGGTGCTAAATGAATAAACTAGCATTTCCGTGTTGGAAGTGGCTGGCTGTGATGAATGATGGACAGCAGGCGGCACCTCGGGCTCTGTCTTGGGTGGGCAGTTAGGATCCTTTCCATTCACTTCTGAGGAGTAAGTACTTAGAAGTTACAGTGAGTGGCCTGTCCCCCAAATTGGAGAAAAGGCCAGAGGCTGAGTATAAACTTTTACGTGGtactgttgtagaacagagaggtTCAGAGCCGCCTCGGGCTGCCAGCCTCTGTGCTGCCCAAGGCCAGAATAGTGCAGGAAGTGCCCTGGGGTGGGTGGGCAGGGCACATGGACCTTGGAAGTGACCTTGTTAATGCTGTCCTGTCTTCCTGGCCCCTGGTAATGAAGGGCCACTTTGGGATGCAGTTATGTCACTGAGAACTCACTGAGTCCACCCTCAGCACAGTCTTCAGGTCAGGTTGTTGCCTGACTGAGTGCCCTGGCCTGTCTGATCTTATGTATGTAGTAACAATGTGTTAGTTTTGTTAGTTTCTAGATTGGCTGGCCTCAGAGGGCAAACCAGAAATAGGGGACAGTGGCATGGCCAGTCTTCTCAGGTATTGAGGTGCCTGTCACACATATCGacatattgttcttttttttttttttttcctattttgaattagggtctcactaatttactgaggctggtctcaaacttgaaattctcttgcctcagcctcctgagtttctggaatTCTGTAATTCCAGCATGAGCCACCAAGCCTGGCTCAACAGCTTCAAATATACACATACAGATGCACACGTAAATCCATCTAGTACAAACACAAGTCCTATCTAGCGCACATGTGCATACTGCATACAAACAGAACCCTCTAGGACTGGGCTGGAGATCGGCAAGGCAGACGCCCTGGGCTTGCCCGCAGTCACTGCGGAGCTCTGCTCTTCCGAAGTGAAGGGTGCACCTGCAGGGGAGGCGGGCGGGAGGCTGGAACCTCCCCAGCGGGGCGGGTCTAGGTCCCGGCAAGGTTCCCCTGGTAACCGTGGCGGGGGGGCGGGGCAGCACGACCCGGAAGCAGATCGCGCGCCTGCGCGCTCGGGCAGTGGCGCCGGCTCTCGCCATGGCGGAGCCGGACCCCGAGTCGGAGCAGATCCGTCTGAAGTGTATCCGTAAGGAAGGCTTCTTCACGGTGCCTGCGGAACACAGGGTGCGACGGGGGGCCCCTCGGGGACGCTGCCTTCCTCGCCAGCAGGGTCGCTGGAGCGCCGACGTCGCAGTGCGGCACGCGCGGGAACGGCGGGACTGGACCCCGCTGGCGGCCTCGCGGGGGTGGGACGGGGAAGGGCCCGGCTGACGGCCTCCCGGGGACGGGGCGGGACGAGGCCCGGCCTCCCGCGAGGGCAGACTCCCAGCCCCTACCCCTGCTTTCCCGCTTCCGCCCGCGACGGGCTCCGCCGCCGCAGCTGGTGCTGGGCGAGAACTTGGCGGCCGGGTTCCCCTCTCCATCTGCGCCTGGGGGCTCTTAGGGGCCGGCAGCCCTCTCCGGGGACATATGCCGCCACTTCCATTACTGTCTCTTTTGTGGGATGAAGGCGCTGAATGATTTTTACCAAGGTGGACACATGGTGTAAGGAAAGCGGGGTTGTGTTTTCCAAGAATCAAGagctgggcctggtggtgcacgcctggaaCCCCAgccgcttgggaagctgaggcaggaggatggggagttcaaagccagcctcagcaatttagcgaggccctgtctccaaaatattgaaaaaggctgggatgtggctcagtgaatggttaagcgcccctgggttcactccctggcaccaagataaataaataaacaaacaatgaTCGTGGCCTAATGGGAGGATAGGCAAAGTGCATAATTAGCAGTGCCTGGAGACATGGAAGTCTCTTGGGTCTTAGGAGTCGCATTCAGCTGGGGCCAGGACGAAATTGGCAGAAGAACTGGCATTTCTTTTGGACCAGGAAGTGTGATCAGATTGGACACAGATGAGAAGGGTGGCATGCCACACTCAGGAGGCAGGGGCAGAGCAGGAGGGTCACAGTGTGGGCAGGAGGTGCCAGCAGAGCAGCAGTGTGAGAAGGGATGAGACCCTGGAGGGAGCCAGGCCAGTTGCCTCTAGGTCTCAGAGAGTAACAAGACAAGAGAAGAGACACCAGGAGAGGCTGTTGGAATCAGAACCCTGCTGCAGACACTGCTTAGATCCAAGGAGAAGTGCTCATTCCGTTCTCCAGAGGCACCACATCCTGCAGGGTTGTCAGGGTGCAGGCTCTCTGGGTAGACAGAGCTTTATCTCCTCTCTTCACTGACATCCTAGAAAGGCAGCTGTTCTCCACACGGTGGgccttggtgttttttttttgtggtactgggggttgaagccACGGCCTTGAGCATGCTGGCAAGCAGTCCACCGCGAGCTGCATCCTAGCCCTCTTCTGCCTTGTTGCTCCCCCTGTTCTCAGCCATTCCCAGCCTCCCTAGAGGGGAGTGGGTGGTAGCCAGCTTCCTTTGACCTGGAAGCACACGTGGCCAGGTGCCACTGAACAgtgcttcttttcttcttctgtttttctttctttgatacaAGAGATTGAATCAAAGTGTTctttttctaccactgagctacatccccagccctgtttagtttttattttgagacgggatctcgctaagttggtgaggctggcctggaacttgggatcctcctgcctcagcctcctgagtggctgaatTACTGGCCTGCGCCACCCTGCCCAGCCTGAGCCATGTTTCTTCACACAGAGGAGGTAGTGACTGGATGGTGACGATAGTATTCTCTGCCATAATGGTGTTGCTGTGCACAGTGGTGACTGTTGTGGACAGCAGGCATGCAGACTGGGATGGAGAAGGGGTGGCTAGGCCACCTCTGTGTTTCGTTCAAAGTGGGCCCAGTATCATCCTCCCCTTTTctcatcagagaagcccaagtgtGTGGCTGCTTTTCTCTTTGGTGAGCAGGACATGGTGGACTTCTCAGTGCCCGGGGGTGAGAAGTGCCTGTTCTCAGCTGTTTACCAGCTTCCAGGCGCCACACTGGCAGCACCTCTCTCTTTCAGCTGGGGCGATGCCGGAGCGTGAAGGAGTTTGAGAAGCTGAACCGCATTGGCGAGGGCACCTATGGCATTGTGTGTGAGTGGCCACCGTGGGGTGCCTGGAGGCACGGCTTGGGCTGATGCGCACAGGCTGGGTTGCCACAGGGCAGCTGTGTTGGGGCTGGCAAAAGCTTCccaaggctgggatgtggctcagtggtcaagtgcccctgggttccatcccaaagCTTGTTCCGGAACGTTCAACTCCCAGTGCAGTTTCCATGAACTTTACACTGTATCTGGGGGTAAACCTCAGTTTCAGGTTGCTAATATCAGTGACCCAAATGTATAACCATGGAATGCAGCGGCTGTTAGAATATTGAAAGGTAGAATTTTCAGCAGCAGCTGGCGTTCATACCAGCTCTGTTGGTGTGAGACTTTCTGTCTAGTGTTTGGAAGAGGAACCATCCAGATAGAGCACTTTACTTGTTGTTGGAACATAGCTGCAGGCGGATGTGAAGCAGTGGGTCATATGTTGCCCGAGGAGGAGAATGCATGGAGCTTGAGTTGCCGGAGGCCAGGTTTCAGAGAGTAACTGGGTATTCATTCCCACCCAGCTCAAGTGAGGAGCATCGGGGGAGCTGGTCTCAGGAGTATAGCTTGCACAGAGTGAGGACTGAGCATCACTAGGCACTCGGTTGCTAGAGGAAAGGGAGTTCTGAGGAGCTGAGGGGGGCTTCTGAGAAGAGGAAGGGAACCCTGAGGAGCTGAGGGGGGCTCCTGAGGAGGGGCAGGGAACCCCAAGGAGCCTCAGAGGGGCTCCTGCCTAGCACAGAGGGGCTTGTGATGGGTTTCCATTCCAGATCGGGCCCGCGACACACAGACAGATGAGATCGTTGCCCTGAAGAAGGTGCGAATGGACAAGGAGAAGGATGGTGAGTGGGGAGGGGTAGACTACTACAGCTAGGACCTCAAAGCAGGAAGGGGTATGATTAGGGGGCTGGCTCAACCTGTCACCTCCAGGCCAGGTTTGTGAAGTCTAGCCCCACTGCCTGGAGGTGTGTGGATTCTCTCctgcccctcctctccctccagtCTGGAGATTCACCTCACCTGCCTTCCACACCCATCTGGTACCCTGCTGAGCCGCAGTGGGGGGGGGGCTCGGACCACCAGGATGCCCTCAGTACAGCAGTGAGCACAGAGTTGCTGATTTTATTGATGAGTGACAGTGACGAGTGGTGTTGGGATGGCCAGTCTCCCCGAGCCAGGACAGTAGCGGCATCTTTCACTGGGTGTCCCTAGAGCCTGAAGGCAGGGCAGGGGCTCACTGAGCCTTCTCTGTTGCAGGCATCCCCATCAGCAGCCTTCGGGAGATCACTCTGCTCCTGCGCCTTCGCCACCCAAACATTGTGGAGCTCAAGGAGGTGGTTGTCGGGAACCACCTGGAGAGGTACCCTACTGGGCCCACCACCCGTGTGGGCCCTGTTCCTCTGTGCCACCCTTCCTGCAGTGAGGGAGGGCCTCTGCCCAGAAGGGAGAAGACAGGATGGGGCATGTGTTTTCCTGTGTTTCCCCCCAGCATCTTCCTGGTGATGGGTTATTGTGAACAGGACCTGGCCAGCCTCCTAGAGAATATGCCAACGCCCTTCTCTGAAGCTCAGGTATGTGAGGGGCACGTTGCGAGCCCTGGTCAGTGACCACTGTACCAAACAGGGCTGGTGGTGTGGGGGTGTCTCAGCCCTCTTGACAGAGGTGGAGTTCCTGGCTGTGGGGCATGTTGGGGAGTGCGAGGAGCCCAGCCTGGGACACGTGAGGCCCCTGGGGAGGAGAGGTGGCACTGTACTTTTCTGGTTGTATTGGACACAGCAAccgctaagttcctgaggctgtgtGTTGACAGCCTGGCCACCAGTAGGGACATGGCACATAGAGGGTCCACCATGGGCTCGCCCTAACCCTTGCCTGGTCTCTACACAGGTCAAGTGCATTGTGCTGCAGGTGCTCCGGGGCCTCCAGTACCTTCACAGGAACTTCATCATTCACAGGTGAACTGAGGTAGCCAGAGGGAGGTCAGAGCAGTTGCCTGCACTGGGCAGGGTGACCGGCCTCCCCTCCTGCAGTCATTCGCAGAGACCTCCAGGGGCAGATATACAGTAGAAGTTCTCCAGCTGCCTGGGGGAAATGTCTTCTGCCAGGAACTGCTGGGAGTGGGGGGCCTTTGGAGATGGGAGCCAGAGGCCGGCTTTGCCTCTCTCACAGCAGCAGGAGCTACTGCATACCTGGCGGCTAGTGTCCTTGCCATTGCTACCCTTTGCTTTCAGAAGGGGGTTGGGGGCAGTGTAAGACTGATGTGGTCTCAAGGCTGTGGTGAGTCTGCCCAGTGGAGCTTGCTTCCAGGGGACACTGGCGTTCTGTCACAGGGACCTGAAGGTGTCCAACCTGCTCATGACTGACAAGGGCTGTGTGAAGACAGGTGGGTACAGGGTGCTGGCCCTGCATGTGTGGAGGTGGCTTTCTGTGGACACACCTTTGGTGGTGGGGGTGTCGGTCCTTGTTTAGTGCCCTGAAGgacctctccttccctcctttaCCACAGCGGATTTTGGCCTGGCCCGGGCCTACGGTGTGCCAGTCAAGCCAATGACCCCCAAGGTGGTCACCCTCTGGTGAGTCCCTCCTGGGGATGAGTGTACCTGTTTCAGGGCCCTTTGAGTGTGGGGCCGACACTGCAGAAGAGTGGAGAGTCTGGGAGACTCATAAAGGCTGGACAGAGAAAGGCATTCCAGGTCACCTGTGGCTTAGGACAGCTTCCCAGAACAGCCAGGGTTGACCTGGCAAAGGGTGACAGCTAGGCTTAGTGGCCTTAAGGAGCCCACCTTGTCCACCTTCTTGAGGTGGTGATTTCAGAACTGGCTTGGAAGCACCTTGGGAGTTGGGTGACCTACGTAGCTCCGTGATCATCCTGTTAACAGGCAGAACGACCTGTGGCAAGGGAGGACATGAGGGTCCCTATGTGGCGCCTCTAGAGTGTGCATCAACCACACTCCAGCAGGCTGATGTCCACAGGCCTGTGCCGAGGCCTCGGTGGTTCTTGTAACGCACAGGACATGCTCATGTGGCAGCTCTCCATTAACAGCTGTGACCACTGTGTCATCCTGGTTTTCAGGCCTAGAGCAAGGGTATTGGACCTGGCAGTAGTGGTCCTGTTGTTCGGGGTACTGTGGAGCCTCTGGGAGGCTTGGCCCTGGCTGAAGGAGAGGGGCTGGCCACAGGTGACCTGGAGTGCCTTTCTCTGCAGGTACCGTGCACCTGAGCTGCTGCTGGGAACCACCACCCAGACCACCAGCATCGATATGTGGTGAGAGCGGCTGCTCCCAGAGctcgggcagggcagggcagggcaggagggAGAGAGTGCAGCTGCAGAGTGGCCGTGGGAGCAGGTCTGGCCTGGCTGTGCCCTCTTGCTATCCCATCACCAGTCTGGTGGCATGGCACTCAGGCTGTGGTCTCTCCCCTTGTAGGGCGGTGGGTTGCGTTCTAGCTGAGCTGTTGGCCCACAAGCCCCTTCTCCCAGGCACCTCTGAGATTCACCAGATTGACCTAATCGTGCAGCTGCTGGGGACACCCAGCGAAAACATCTGGCCGGTGGGTAACCTGGCAGTCCCCAGTGCCCCCTGTGCCCAGCCCGTCCGTGgctccagccctgcttcctgcagGGTTTCTCAAAGCTGCCCCTGGCTGGCCAGTACAGCCTGAGGAAACAGCCGTACAACAACCTCAAGCACAAGTTCCCCTGGCTCTCAGAGGCTGGACTACGCCTGCTGAACTTCCTCTTCATGTATGACCCCAAGAAAAGGTCAGATCCCGCCTGCGGGCAGTACTGCCAGTCAGCATTTGGAATGGGAAGACCCTGCTCTCTGCAGAGGTGGAGGGACCCCTCAAACCCACATCCCTTATTTATTCTTGTGCTGGGTTTGAACCTGGAGCCGCATCCCCTGGGCCGGTGctctaccccttcccccagctcaAGCAGAACCTTGAAAGACAGTTTCTCACAACATGGGCCACATTGCTGCCCATGTCCAGGGTgggttctctctgcttcctcatgttGTAGAACTCACTCTGAGGTTCCCTGTGGTCTCTGGACCCCAAACCTCTCTTTACCATCTACCCTGCCTACTGGAAGTTTAAAACAGAACGGTTGGGGTGTGAGGGAACAGACCTTTTTGAGGCCAGCATCCCATTAATGGGCTGCTTTTCTGCAGGGCAACTGCGGGAGACTGCCTGGAGAGCTCCTACTTCAAGGAGAAGCCCCTGCGTAAGTTCCCCAGACCCTCTGGGTTCTGTTCTCTGGGGGCTTGCTTGGCCAGTGGCCCTTTTCTTGGTGGGTGGACTTCCAGGGCAGGCAGGATGTGGACATCCTGGATAGGTGAGGACCTGGAGGATGCCCCATGGCCTGGTCTGCTGGGGAGCCACCCATCCCTCTACCCTAACACTGAACTGCTCCTCTCCTGCAGCCTGTGAACCGGAGCTCATGCCCACCTTCCCCCACCACCGAAATAAGCGAGCTGCCCCGGCCACTGCAGAGAGCCAGAGCAAGCGGTGTAAGCCCTGAGGTGGGCCTGCGTCAGATGGCCAGGCCTGCAGTGGACTGGGAATGCCCCTGCAAGTCAGGTTGGGCCTCCTGGGAAGTTGGCATGCAGCTTGTCCCAGGCTACCCTCAACCATCCTGTTCCTTTAGCTGACTCCACCCTGCCTGTGCCCAGAACCAGGCAGGTATGGACTTGGGGTGCAGTAGGGGCTGGAGCTGCAGCCTGTGTAACCAGGTGAGCTGAGTAGTTGTGGCAACACCTGGTGGCTGTGCAGGGTCTTGTCTGGCAGAAACTCCTGAGAGGAGGACACACTGGTGCTGAAATCTCAGGTGGTATAACTCAGTGGGGTCTTGAGCCAAGGGTGGGCACTGGCCTCTGAGGATTGCTGTGCTGTTGCCTCTTGGTCACAGGGGCTGCACAGGGCTCAGAGAAGCTGTGGTGACC carries:
- the Spata33 gene encoding spermatogenesis-associated protein 33, whose amino-acid sequence is MGLSKSKPQPRKGEEQRKGSSYSGSKSKDRPSEKHSLEAEKLADSHFLRKGSAKHERPSASSEEKPDVKQKSNKKKFVIPQIIITRASNETLISYCSTGSEEQRTIREQADWGPYHRHRNPSTVAAYDLHTKE
- the Cdk10 gene encoding cyclin-dependent kinase 10, whose amino-acid sequence is MAEPDPESEQIRLKCIRKEGFFTVPAEHRLGRCRSVKEFEKLNRIGEGTYGIVYRARDTQTDEIVALKKVRMDKEKDGIPISSLREITLLLRLRHPNIVELKEVVVGNHLESIFLVMGYCEQDLASLLENMPTPFSEAQVKCIVLQVLRGLQYLHRNFIIHRDLKVSNLLMTDKGCVKTADFGLARAYGVPVKPMTPKVVTLWYRAPELLLGTTTQTTSIDMWAVGCVLAELLAHKPLLPGTSEIHQIDLIVQLLGTPSENIWPGFSKLPLAGQYSLRKQPYNNLKHKFPWLSEAGLRLLNFLFMYDPKKRATAGDCLESSYFKEKPLPCEPELMPTFPHHRNKRAAPATAESQSKRCKP